The proteins below are encoded in one region of Herpetosiphon gulosus:
- a CDS encoding carboxypeptidase regulatory-like domain-containing protein, producing MAKFPFIRQAALIAMTLSLGLQGAAQPARAEVLRAPTATTKFLVEPNSPANKFVRTNGTLIADYGSFSVWQVATSNANSLNQLAGAQAADLDTIGLRGISFNPLKSVPTPQPSLSQSPTADQQLWLVQFAGPLKDAWLDELTKAGAERVIYMPNNAYLVWANGQTVAKLDALSKSNGAIQWAGAYHPEYRLAPEFRQKASNPDAKGLVDITIQFYNSATVERDVREVLDASAQVYATPWQVLNFTTISVQVSEAALAPIARRANVYNIEAWEAPQKMDERQGQIIAGNVTTAGGKVVPNGPGYLSWLQSQGVPTDPNQYPIVDVIDDGLDNGTTSPIHPDFYVNGIRPGASRIAAVGNCTADASGSNQDGHGHLNVGIVGSYNNLTGSPHVDGASSGIAGGYRVGLGISPFGRMASTKIFNNGGSFDLTNCGGGSNYIGIIAMAYTHGAAISSNSWGSNSGGAYTASSQAYDQGTRDASSTTAGNQEMAHIVAAGNAGSGTNTVGSPGTAKNVITVGATENVRDEGVMDGCDEPNADNADDIATFSSRGPTDDARVKPDIMAPGTHVMGPASQQADFSGASVCAIAGSAYYPTGQTLYTWSSGTSHSTPAVAGAASLLYTKYRTSFGGGVAPSPAMLKAYMLASTRYMNGSGTGGTLPSNNQGWGDMNLAPALDNTPRIVVDQTRTFGATGEEFTQIGQVADSAKPIRITLAWTDAVGSTTGNSYVNDLDLEVTVGGQTYKGNVFNGALSTTGGTADNKNNIEGVYLPAGASGAIQVKVIARNIAGDAIPGNADTTDQDFALYVYNGSVGPTGTLTGQVTQSNSNPVVGAMVRTSGGSSALTNASGNYSMIVPVGTYAVTASLQGAFQVVPSVSITENVTTTQNFVLSYGSITGTVRDAFSPSNPIMGANVSVIGYSTTTNAAGQYTIPVANVGSTTVTVSAPKYATQSQSVTVVDAGTATQDFTLAAGAVAGIVTNSANGAPVADATVAISNQYVKTKADGSFAIRLEPGSHTLTASKIGFAADSASLTISNGVTTTQDLEITPAFGYTPASLTRTFTFGDAPFTDTVGLELTNNGTQPFTYTIRENGATGFTPAVNRAGGNVLVVQRNSATSATAATTALTALGYTFESIDNVAFEARSLANLQTFDAVIFLGTTNATANNASEAKLTEYLNAGGKLFIADNDLGFFTNSGTFYRTVLDSTYGGDDPGQANRALTGFDFMAGVNAASADAYPDFYTPGSSSTVIFRYVNNAVGGSFIQRNNYKVVYLATDFVNLGTSAAGDTIERTVLDRVLQAIAGNTDSIPWLQEAPATGVIAGGASTDVAIGWNPTVITQPGTYTGSLSLGYSAVISQTFNIPVTMIVNPAATQARIGGTVVSSGVCDTIPAPAAGAKILITYTSGVTATVTTNANGEYAFFVPQGGTYTVAASAVDHLGQSQSVTVADGAEVTQNFTLRLNKPCLTAGPESLSASLQLGAAPVTQTLVVTSKGAAPLNATISEQSRSAVSQAGYTISEIPYSWIEANDGTNLNLTDDAEANITSPFTVTIFNTSSRNLRVANNGVVLVGVTTGDVAATNESLLTGATNNVISPFWDDIDDESGATYWKVVGTAPNRSLIIQWENRPHYNGIGSATFQVVINEQGGMIYQYKDLDYGDPLYDNGLSATVGVRGASTAQAAQFSFNQARLRSEMALCVSASCDAISWLTETPNTITGLPGTPVTNQVVNVVFSTNGLTQAGVYTGNLVLTHNAPLPGVTIPVTLTVTAPPNFGSISGTIQGLAACDVSPAPLSGATVTINTTPATVLTTSAAGSYSYSLAAGSYTITVAKAGYVTQTYNVTVPAAGAVTQNGQLRLNAPCLDVDTTPISETVGINTITTQTLTLDNNGAAPLTWTIAELAASGRPAPTSGEAAPTRKPVPANLRGLGSKQTAPAEEAIQDGSFEATVASGNTNSNPFWSQSSTNFGVVFCTTSCSTGTADVPHTGTWFAWFGGLDPADSPPDELGTLSQTFTAIGNASGTLSFWLFMNEQSGVDTDYLKVKIDGTTVYTVTNAQVGSFPTYTLVNVPITGDVLADTSSHTLLIESFVDASGNTNFFLDDISLDLTGVSCSPNVASWVRAVPNSGTIAADGSANVALEFNTNGLAAGLHTVNLCIQTNDTTQPNVQIPVTINVTENVDPTRKIYLPMVSKN from the coding sequence ATGGCCAAATTCCCCTTCATTCGGCAAGCAGCCCTCATTGCAATGACGCTCTCATTGGGACTTCAAGGTGCGGCGCAACCAGCCCGTGCTGAAGTATTGCGTGCTCCGACTGCAACGACCAAGTTCCTCGTTGAACCAAACAGCCCAGCCAACAAATTTGTTCGCACGAATGGCACATTGATTGCCGATTATGGCTCTTTTTCAGTCTGGCAAGTTGCCACAAGCAACGCCAATAGCCTCAATCAATTAGCTGGCGCACAAGCTGCCGATCTTGATACGATTGGCTTACGGGGAATCAGCTTTAATCCTTTAAAGAGCGTTCCCACGCCACAGCCAAGCCTGAGCCAAAGCCCAACTGCCGACCAACAATTGTGGTTGGTGCAATTTGCGGGGCCGCTCAAGGATGCTTGGTTGGATGAACTGACCAAAGCTGGCGCGGAACGCGTGATTTATATGCCCAACAACGCCTACCTCGTTTGGGCAAATGGCCAAACCGTGGCCAAACTTGATGCACTCAGCAAGAGCAATGGGGCGATTCAATGGGCTGGTGCTTACCACCCCGAATATCGCTTAGCTCCTGAGTTCCGCCAAAAGGCCAGCAACCCCGATGCGAAGGGGCTGGTCGATATTACGATTCAGTTCTACAACAGTGCTACGGTTGAGCGTGATGTGCGCGAAGTACTTGATGCAAGCGCTCAAGTTTACGCGACCCCTTGGCAAGTGCTCAACTTCACCACGATTTCGGTTCAAGTCAGCGAAGCTGCCTTGGCTCCGATTGCTCGCCGCGCCAATGTCTACAATATTGAGGCGTGGGAAGCTCCTCAAAAAATGGATGAGCGCCAAGGTCAAATTATTGCTGGTAACGTAACCACTGCTGGTGGCAAAGTGGTGCCAAACGGCCCAGGCTACCTCTCATGGTTGCAAAGCCAGGGCGTGCCAACTGACCCCAACCAATATCCAATTGTCGATGTTATCGATGATGGCTTGGATAACGGCACGACCTCGCCGATTCACCCCGACTTCTATGTTAATGGGATTCGGCCTGGTGCCTCGCGGATCGCCGCAGTTGGTAACTGTACAGCTGATGCTTCTGGATCAAACCAAGATGGCCACGGTCACCTCAATGTAGGGATTGTTGGTAGCTACAACAACCTGACTGGCTCGCCACACGTTGACGGTGCTAGCTCTGGCATTGCTGGAGGCTATCGCGTTGGTCTAGGTATTTCGCCATTCGGGCGCATGGCCAGCACCAAGATTTTCAACAATGGTGGTAGTTTTGATTTGACCAATTGTGGTGGCGGTAGCAACTACATTGGAATCATTGCGATGGCCTATACCCATGGTGCTGCCATCTCATCCAACAGTTGGGGCTCAAACAGTGGTGGCGCGTATACCGCTTCATCACAAGCCTACGACCAAGGAACTCGTGATGCAAGCAGCACCACTGCTGGCAACCAAGAAATGGCTCACATCGTCGCTGCTGGTAACGCTGGCTCAGGGACGAACACAGTTGGCTCGCCTGGTACTGCCAAGAACGTTATCACCGTAGGCGCAACCGAAAACGTGCGCGACGAAGGCGTGATGGATGGTTGTGATGAGCCAAATGCCGATAACGCTGATGATATCGCTACGTTCTCAAGCCGTGGTCCAACCGATGATGCACGGGTAAAACCCGACATTATGGCTCCTGGAACGCACGTGATGGGTCCAGCTTCACAACAAGCTGACTTTAGTGGTGCTAGCGTTTGTGCGATTGCTGGGAGTGCCTACTACCCAACTGGCCAAACACTTTACACTTGGTCGAGCGGTACGAGCCACTCAACCCCAGCGGTTGCAGGGGCTGCTTCATTGCTCTACACCAAATATCGCACCAGCTTTGGTGGCGGTGTTGCTCCAAGCCCAGCGATGTTGAAAGCCTATATGTTGGCTTCAACCCGCTACATGAATGGTAGCGGTACTGGTGGTACCTTGCCATCAAACAACCAAGGTTGGGGCGATATGAACTTGGCTCCGGCCTTGGACAACACCCCACGGATTGTGGTTGACCAAACCCGCACCTTTGGCGCAACTGGTGAAGAATTTACCCAAATTGGCCAAGTTGCCGATTCAGCCAAACCAATCCGAATTACCTTGGCATGGACTGACGCAGTTGGTAGCACCACTGGTAACAGCTATGTCAACGACCTTGATCTCGAAGTGACAGTTGGTGGCCAAACCTACAAAGGTAACGTCTTCAACGGGGCACTTTCAACCACTGGTGGCACTGCCGATAACAAGAACAACATCGAAGGTGTGTACTTGCCAGCAGGCGCAAGTGGCGCGATTCAAGTTAAAGTCATTGCCCGCAACATTGCTGGCGATGCCATCCCAGGCAATGCTGATACCACCGACCAAGACTTTGCCTTGTATGTTTACAACGGCTCAGTTGGCCCAACCGGTACCTTGACTGGTCAAGTAACCCAAAGCAATAGCAACCCAGTTGTTGGCGCAATGGTTCGCACCAGCGGTGGTTCAAGTGCTTTGACCAACGCCAGTGGTAACTACAGCATGATCGTACCAGTTGGTACCTATGCTGTAACCGCTAGCTTGCAAGGTGCGTTCCAAGTTGTCCCAAGCGTATCAATTACCGAAAATGTCACCACGACCCAAAACTTTGTGTTGAGCTATGGCTCGATCACTGGAACGGTGCGTGATGCCTTTAGCCCAAGCAACCCAATTATGGGGGCAAATGTTTCGGTGATTGGCTATAGCACCACAACCAACGCCGCAGGCCAATACACCATTCCGGTGGCTAATGTTGGCTCAACCACGGTAACGGTCAGTGCGCCGAAATATGCCACGCAATCACAATCGGTAACGGTGGTTGATGCTGGCACGGCGACCCAAGACTTCACTTTGGCGGCTGGCGCGGTCGCAGGGATTGTGACCAACAGCGCGAACGGCGCACCGGTTGCCGATGCAACGGTCGCCATCAGCAACCAATATGTTAAGACTAAAGCTGATGGTAGCTTTGCTATTCGCTTGGAGCCAGGTAGCCATACCCTGACGGCTTCGAAGATTGGCTTTGCTGCTGATAGCGCTAGCTTGACGATTAGCAATGGGGTTACGACAACCCAAGATCTGGAAATTACCCCAGCCTTTGGTTATACCCCAGCCAGCTTGACCCGCACCTTTACCTTTGGTGATGCACCATTCACCGATACTGTTGGCTTAGAATTAACCAACAATGGTACTCAGCCATTTACCTACACCATTCGCGAAAATGGCGCAACTGGCTTTACCCCAGCAGTCAATCGAGCTGGCGGCAACGTCTTGGTGGTTCAACGCAACTCGGCCACTTCGGCCACTGCTGCAACCACAGCCTTGACAGCGCTTGGTTATACCTTTGAATCAATTGATAACGTTGCATTCGAAGCCCGTAGCTTGGCCAACTTGCAAACCTTTGATGCAGTAATCTTCCTTGGCACAACTAATGCAACCGCCAACAATGCCAGCGAAGCAAAACTTACCGAATACCTCAACGCAGGCGGTAAGTTGTTTATTGCTGATAACGACCTTGGCTTCTTCACCAACTCAGGTACGTTCTACCGAACCGTGCTTGACTCAACCTATGGTGGTGATGATCCAGGTCAGGCCAATCGAGCCTTGACCGGCTTCGATTTCATGGCTGGTGTGAATGCAGCCTCAGCCGACGCGTACCCTGACTTCTACACCCCAGGTAGTTCATCGACGGTGATCTTCCGCTATGTCAATAATGCAGTTGGCGGTAGCTTCATCCAACGCAATAACTACAAAGTTGTCTACCTTGCAACCGACTTCGTAAACTTGGGTACGTCAGCTGCTGGCGATACGATTGAGCGCACTGTGCTTGATCGCGTGCTGCAAGCAATTGCTGGTAACACCGATAGCATTCCATGGTTGCAGGAAGCCCCTGCGACTGGCGTGATTGCTGGTGGTGCAAGCACCGATGTGGCAATTGGCTGGAACCCAACCGTCATTACCCAACCTGGCACCTACACTGGTAGTTTGAGCCTTGGCTACTCAGCAGTGATCAGCCAAACCTTTAACATTCCAGTGACGATGATTGTCAACCCAGCCGCTACCCAAGCACGGATTGGCGGTACGGTTGTTTCATCAGGTGTTTGTGATACGATTCCTGCTCCAGCCGCTGGCGCTAAGATTTTGATCACCTATACCAGCGGGGTAACGGCAACAGTTACTACCAATGCCAATGGTGAATATGCCTTCTTCGTGCCTCAAGGTGGTACCTATACCGTTGCCGCTAGCGCCGTTGATCATCTTGGTCAATCGCAAAGCGTCACGGTTGCTGATGGTGCTGAAGTTACCCAAAACTTCACCTTGCGCTTGAACAAGCCTTGTTTGACTGCTGGCCCAGAGTCGTTGAGTGCGTCACTCCAATTGGGTGCTGCCCCTGTAACTCAAACTTTGGTTGTAACCAGCAAGGGTGCTGCTCCGCTCAATGCAACAATCAGCGAGCAAAGCCGCAGCGCCGTTAGCCAAGCTGGCTATACCATCTCGGAAATTCCATATAGCTGGATCGAAGCCAACGATGGTACAAACCTGAACTTGACTGACGATGCTGAAGCCAATATTACCAGCCCATTCACCGTAACCATCTTCAACACCAGCAGCCGCAACTTGCGGGTTGCTAACAACGGTGTTGTCTTGGTTGGTGTAACCACTGGTGATGTCGCCGCAACCAACGAATCGTTGCTAACTGGTGCAACCAACAATGTTATCTCACCATTCTGGGATGATATTGATGATGAATCAGGGGCAACCTACTGGAAAGTTGTCGGTACTGCGCCAAACCGCTCATTGATCATTCAATGGGAAAATCGCCCACACTATAACGGCATTGGTAGTGCAACCTTCCAAGTTGTGATCAACGAACAAGGTGGCATGATTTACCAATACAAAGATCTCGATTACGGCGATCCGTTGTACGACAATGGTTTGAGTGCAACCGTTGGTGTTCGTGGTGCAAGCACAGCTCAAGCTGCTCAATTCAGCTTCAACCAAGCTCGCCTGCGCAGCGAAATGGCCTTGTGTGTTTCCGCTAGCTGTGATGCTATTTCATGGTTGACTGAAACGCCAAACACGATTACTGGCTTACCTGGTACGCCAGTCACCAATCAAGTGGTCAATGTGGTCTTCTCGACCAACGGCCTGACCCAAGCTGGGGTCTACACTGGTAACTTGGTCTTGACCCACAATGCACCGCTACCAGGCGTAACTATCCCTGTAACCTTGACGGTTACCGCTCCACCGAACTTCGGTTCAATTAGTGGGACAATTCAAGGCTTAGCTGCATGTGATGTCTCACCTGCTCCATTAAGTGGCGCAACTGTGACCATCAACACTACGCCAGCAACTGTCTTGACCACCAGCGCTGCTGGATCATACAGCTATAGCTTAGCTGCTGGTAGCTATACGATTACGGTTGCCAAGGCTGGCTATGTCACCCAAACCTATAATGTGACGGTTCCTGCAGCTGGTGCGGTTACCCAAAACGGTCAACTGCGCTTGAATGCACCATGTTTGGATGTGGATACCACGCCAATCAGCGAGACTGTTGGAATCAACACCATCACAACGCAAACCCTGACCTTGGATAACAATGGTGCTGCACCATTGACGTGGACAATTGCTGAATTGGCTGCCAGTGGCCGCCCAGCCCCAACCAGTGGCGAAGCAGCTCCAACCCGCAAGCCAGTTCCTGCTAACCTACGTGGCCTCGGCAGCAAGCAAACCGCTCCTGCTGAAGAAGCAATTCAAGATGGTAGCTTCGAAGCAACTGTTGCTTCAGGTAATACCAACAGCAATCCATTCTGGAGCCAAAGTTCAACCAACTTCGGTGTTGTATTCTGTACAACCAGCTGTTCAACTGGCACTGCCGACGTTCCACACACTGGAACCTGGTTTGCTTGGTTTGGCGGGCTTGACCCAGCCGATAGCCCACCAGATGAGTTGGGTACCTTGTCGCAAACCTTTACTGCAATCGGTAACGCTTCAGGCACTTTGTCGTTCTGGTTGTTCATGAACGAACAAAGTGGCGTTGATACCGACTACCTCAAGGTTAAGATCGATGGTACAACGGTTTATACCGTAACCAATGCCCAAGTTGGCAGCTTCCCAACCTATACCTTGGTAAATGTGCCAATTACCGGCGATGTCTTGGCTGATACCAGCAGCCACACCTTGTTGATCGAGTCGTTCGTTGATGCAAGCGGTAATACCAACTTCTTCCTTGACGATATTTCATTGGATTTGACTGGTGTCTCATGTTCACCAAATGTTGCTTCATGGGTTCGCGCAGTGCCAAATAGTGGCACGATTGCAGCCGATGGCTCAGCCAATGTGGCACTTGAATTCAACACCAATGGCTTGGCCGCTGGTCTCCACACAGTCAACCTGTGTATCCAGACCAACGATACGACCCAACCAAATGTTCAAATTCCAGTTACCATCAACGTGACTGAGAATGTTGATCCAACCCGTAAGATCTACTTACCAATGGTCAGCAAGAACTAA
- a CDS encoding ribonuclease J: MTKNKLRVIPLGGASEVGRNMWVFEYEEDIVICDMGVMFPESEMLGVDLVLPDITYLRDKVANIRGILLTHGHEDHIGAVPWLIGDLGFPTVYGTTLTLGLLSNKLKEHRLTDKVATKVIAPGDKLQLGCFTIEPFHIAHSIPDSVGFGLTSPAGLALYITDWKLDHTPVDNWPTEIDRLVDFGRRNPIVLVTDCVRVESKGYTPSERVVGDAFDQIFATAPGRVIMATFASNISRVQMAINAAIDYGRKVVPVGRSMENNTSIARELGYLEVPDGTLIRAGDMKNLPDDQIAIVCTGSQGEPMAALSRMANRDHRQISIQRGDTVVISASPIPGNEVSVYKVIDNLYKLGANVIYGSDLPVHVSGHAAQEELKMLLNLVQPQYVIPFHGDYRHLARYKQLAEGMGFNGDNVLIAEGGSIMEFSQNYGKLVSRAPVGHVFVDGVSVGDIGGAVVRDRQMLSKDGILMVVVSVDLQTGNLVAGPDIVSRGFVSTRDSTDLIEGAKEAVRASFSESYVVPARAFSDGEETAEGNSPAVSSPAARKIKEVVGRFLYERTRRRPMVIPVVMEV, from the coding sequence ATGACTAAAAACAAATTACGGGTTATCCCACTTGGGGGCGCATCGGAAGTTGGCCGCAACATGTGGGTTTTTGAGTATGAAGAAGATATTGTCATCTGCGATATGGGTGTGATGTTTCCCGAAAGCGAGATGCTAGGCGTTGATTTGGTGTTGCCTGATATCACCTATTTGCGCGATAAAGTTGCAAATATTCGCGGTATCTTGCTGACCCATGGCCACGAGGACCACATTGGAGCCGTGCCTTGGTTGATTGGCGATTTGGGCTTTCCAACGGTCTACGGCACAACCTTAACCCTCGGTTTGCTCTCGAACAAGCTCAAAGAACATCGGTTAACTGATAAAGTTGCAACCAAAGTAATTGCCCCAGGCGATAAATTGCAGCTTGGTTGCTTCACGATTGAGCCATTTCACATTGCCCACTCCATCCCCGACTCGGTGGGCTTTGGCTTGACCTCGCCTGCTGGATTGGCTTTGTATATCACTGACTGGAAGCTTGACCATACTCCTGTTGATAATTGGCCAACCGAAATTGATCGTTTGGTTGATTTTGGCCGCCGCAACCCAATTGTGTTGGTCACCGACTGCGTGCGGGTTGAATCGAAAGGCTATACCCCATCGGAGCGGGTGGTTGGCGATGCCTTTGATCAAATTTTTGCCACAGCCCCGGGGCGGGTAATTATGGCAACCTTTGCCTCAAATATCTCACGGGTGCAAATGGCAATTAACGCAGCGATTGATTATGGCCGCAAGGTTGTGCCAGTCGGTCGCTCGATGGAAAACAACACCTCAATTGCCCGCGAATTAGGCTACCTTGAAGTTCCCGATGGCACGTTGATTCGGGCAGGCGATATGAAAAACTTGCCCGATGATCAAATTGCGATTGTGTGCACGGGCAGTCAAGGCGAACCAATGGCCGCGCTCTCACGCATGGCCAACCGCGACCATCGCCAAATTTCAATTCAGCGCGGCGATACCGTGGTAATCTCGGCCTCACCAATTCCCGGCAACGAAGTATCGGTCTATAAAGTGATCGATAATTTGTACAAACTTGGGGCAAATGTGATCTATGGTTCAGATTTGCCTGTGCACGTTTCTGGTCACGCGGCCCAAGAAGAGCTAAAAATGCTGCTTAACTTGGTACAACCGCAGTATGTTATCCCTTTCCACGGCGATTATCGCCACCTAGCTCGGTATAAGCAATTGGCCGAAGGTATGGGCTTTAATGGCGATAATGTGCTGATTGCCGAGGGCGGCTCGATTATGGAATTCAGCCAAAATTATGGCAAACTGGTTAGCCGCGCCCCGGTTGGTCATGTCTTCGTCGATGGCGTTTCGGTCGGCGATATTGGTGGGGCAGTGGTTCGCGACCGCCAAATGCTTTCCAAAGATGGCATCTTAATGGTCGTCGTTTCAGTCGATCTACAAACTGGCAACTTGGTCGCTGGGCCTGATATCGTGAGCCGTGGCTTTGTTTCGACCCGCGATTCAACCGATTTGATCGAGGGAGCCAAAGAAGCAGTACGAGCCTCGTTCAGCGAAAGCTATGTCGTGCCAGCTCGGGCATTTAGCGATGGGGAAGAAACCGCCGAGGGCAATTCGCCAGCAGTTTCTTCGCCAGCTGCTCGCAAAATCAAAGAAGTGGTTGGGCGTTTCCTGTACGAGCGCACTCGCCGCCGCCCAATGGTTATTCCAGTGGTGATGGAAGTTTAA